CGACCTTCTCGGAGAACAGTCGCGCGAACTCGTCGTAGACGTCGGTGTGCACGATGAACCGCTTCGCGGCGATGCACGACTGCCCGTTGTTCTGGTTGCGGGCGGTCACGGCGACGGTCGCGGCGCGCTCGACGTCGGCCGACGGCATCACGACGAACGGATCCGAACCGCCGAGCTCGAGGACGACGTGCTTGACCTCGGAACCCGCGATCGACGCGAGCGAGCGGCCCGCGGGCTCGGATCCGGTGAGCGTCGTGGCCTTCACGCGCGGGTCGCGGAGGACGCCCTCGACGCGCGCGGCGGGGATCAGCAGCGTCTGGAAGGCGCCGGTCGGGAACCCGGCGCGCTCGAACAGCGTGTCGAGGAAGAGGGCGGCCTGCGGCACGTTGGACGCGTGCTTGAGCAGGCCCGCGTTGCCGGCCATCAGAGCGGGACCGGCGAACCGCAGCACCTGCCACAGCGGATAGTTCCACGGCATGACGGCGAGCACGACGCCGAGGGGCGCGTACGTCTTGCCGGCTCGCGAGGCGCCGACGACCGACGGGTCATCCAGCTGCTCGCTCGCGAGGAAGCTTTCGGCGTTGTCCGCGTAGAAGCGCAGGCCCTTGGCCGACTTCGTGACCTCGGCGCGCGCACCGGCGATCGGTCGGCCCATCTCGAGGGTGATCAGGCTCGCGAGCTCCTCGATGCTCTCCTCGAGGATGTCCGCGGCGCGGCGCATCCAGCCGGAGCGCTCCGCGTACGTCGTCGCCCGCAGGTCCTCGAATCCCGACTGCGCGAGCGCGATGCGGCGCTCGACCTCCTCCTCGGAGTGCGCCTCGAAGGTCTGCTCGATTTTCCCCGTCGTGGGGTTCGTCGTCGCGATGGCCATAGCCGGGCTCCTCTCTGAACCTGAATGATTGTGATGAGCGAATGATGAATAACAGAAACGTAACGGAAATCTCTTGCTATCCGTTACCTCACCGTTATAGAGTGATGCGCACGGTGATCGTTTTGCTGTGGCGGTCACCGGCATGTGATTGCAGGACACTCTTGGTGCAAGGGACATGGGCCCGGTTGAAGAATACTTCACCCGGGCCCTTTCCTCGTCCTCGCGCAGGAGACGCATACACTTGCATGTATGCCGGATCGCCGCCTCGCCGTCGAAGCGTGGGAGAACCTCTTCCGCGCCCAGTACGAGATCTTCGACGAATTGAAACGTGACTTCAGCGGCTCCTCGCTGTACCAGTCGGAATACGACGTGCTGCTGACCGTGGTCCGCGCCCCCGGCAACACCGCCCGGCTGCGCGACATCACGGGCAACATCCTCATCAGCCAGCCGAGTGTCTCTCGCCTCATCGACAAGATGATCTCGCGCGGGCTCGTGACAAAGCAGCCGGATCCGGAGGACGGACGCGGCGCACTCGTGACCGCCACCGAGGAGGGCGTGCGGCAGTTCCGCGCACTCGCGGTGACCCACGGTCGCCACATCGCGGAGCGCATGTCGACGCTGTCGACGGATGAGCTGCGCACGCTCACGGCGCTCACGCAGAAGCTGCGCGACGCCTCTGACGTTTCACCCGCGTAAACCGGCGGAGGCGCGGGCCGTGACGGCGTGACGCCGTCACGCGCGCCCGAGCGTCACCCCGTGTTCTGCAGCCCCGCGGCGACGCCGGACACTGCGAGCAGCAGCAGGCGCTGCACCTCCGGATCCGCATCGGCGCCCTCGGGGGCGTCCCGCAGCGCCCGCAGGGCGCGCAGCTGCAGCAGCGACAGCGCGTCGACGTAGGGGCTGCGGAGCTTCACCGCGCGCTGCAGGACCGGCTTGTTCGAGAGCAGGCCGTTGCCGCCGACGATCCGCACGACCCAGTCGCGGGTGAGAGCCATCTCGTCCCGGACGAGCGCCGCGAGATCCTCCCGGTCGCCCAGCGCGAGGTACTCGTGCGCGATGCGGTCGTCGGTCTTCGCCAGGCTCATCGCAACGTTGTCGATCATCGTGCGGAACAACGGCCATTCGGCGTAGGCCTCGCGGAGGAGGTTCTCGTCGCCCACCGCGTCGAGCGCGGTGCCGAGGCCGAACCAGCCGGCGAGGTTGATCCGAGCCTGCGTCCACGCGAACACCCACGGAATCGCGCGGAGGTCTTCGAGGGACTCGACCGACAGACCGCGCCGGGCCGGACGCGAGCCGAGCGCCAGCAGACCGACCTCCTCCATCGGCGTCACGGTCGCGAACCACGGCGCGAAGCCGTCGGCCTTCACGAGGTCGAAGAACCGCGCGCGGGAGGCGGCCTCCATGCTCTGGGCGATGTCGGCGAACCGCGTCGCCGCGGAGCGGTTACGCTCTTCGTTCGACGGCGCCGACGCGGTGAGGATCGCGGCCGCCACCTGGTCGACGTGACGCATCGCGATGTCGGGGTCGCCGTAGCGGGCGAAGATCACCTCGCCCTGCTCCGTGAGCTTGAAGCGCCCGTCAACGGAGTGTGGTGGCTGAGCGAGAATCGCGCTGTTCGCCGGTCCGCCGCCGCGGCCGAGGGCGCCGCCGCGGCCGTGGAAGAGCGTCAGCTCGATGCTCTGGTCGCGTGCCCACTCCGCGATCGCCGCCTGCGCTTCGTACAGCGCGAGCGTCGCGGCGACGGGTCCGACGTCCTTCGACGAGTCGGAGTATCCGAGCATCACCTCGAGTCGGCGCCCGGTCTGCGCGAGGCGCGCCGCGAAGTTCGGCTCGTCGACGATCTCCGCGAGGATCCCGGGAGCCGCCTGCAGGTCGTCGAACGTCTCAAACAGGGGGATCACGTCGAGCACGGGCGGCGTGCCATTCTCGCCGACGGCGTAGCGGGCGAGCCGGTGGACGTTCGCGAGATCCTGCGTCTGCTGTGTGAATGACACGATGTACCGCCCCGCGGCGCGCGGGCCGAAGCGATCTTGTACGAACGCGATGGCGCGGAAGACCTCGAGGACCTCTTCGGTCAGCTCGCTGCGCTCTCCCCCAGCCTCGAGCTCCGCGAGGACCTTCGCGTGCACAGCCGAGTGCTGACGTACCTCGAGCTCGGCCAGATGGAAACCGAAGGTCTCGACCTGCCAGATGAGCTCCTGGAGCTCGCCGTAGGCCTGGCGCGTGGCGCTCGCGGCGACCAGCGAGTTCTGGACGATGCGCAGGTCGGCGATCAGATCGTCCGGGTCGCGGTAGGCGAGGTCGGCGTTGCGGGTGCGCGTCGCGACGATCTTGCGCGCGAGCAGCAGGACGACTGCGCGGTGCGTTTCGTTCGGTGAGCGCTTCGCGACCTCGGCCGCCGCGTCTTCGTCGGCGCTGCGCAGCCGGACCCACAGCGCGTCGAGGTCGGCGCTGGCCGGCGTCGAGGCGGTGCCCAGCGTCAGCCCCCGACCGACGCGCAGCGCGGCGCGCTCGAGCCCGTGGAGCACGTGCTCACTCGCGATGGCGGCGGCCTTCCTGCTCACCTTCGCGGTGACGAACGGGTTGCCGTCGCGGTCGCCGCCGACCCAGCTGCCGACGCGGACGAACGGCGTCACCGCCGGCGGGCGTGCCCCACTGTCCGCGCCCTGCAGAGCGTCATCCACGCGGCGATAGATCTCGGGCACGACCGAAAAGAGGGTGTCATCGAAGACACCCATCACGGTGCGCACCTCGTCGAGGGGCGATGGCTTCTCGGGGCGGATCGGCGACGTGCGCCACAGGGTGTCGATCTCCTCGCGCATCCGCCGCTGCGTGCGGTCCTCAGCCGCTCCGCCGCGCGGATCCGCGTCGAGCGCGTCGACGAGGTCCGAGAGGCGTCGAACGCTCGCCGAGACCGCACGGCGCCGCGCCTCGGTGGGGTGAGCCGTGAAGACCGGGTGGAAGCACAGCGAACCGAGCCGCTCGCGCGCTGCGTCGTCGCCGATCTCGTCGGCGAGCGCCGTGAGCGCGCCGGAGATCGTGCCGCGGGGATCGCGAGAGGCCGCGCCGTCACGTCGACGCAACATGCGCACGCGCTGGCGTTCCTCGGCGAGGTTCACCAGGTGGAAGTAGACGGTGAAGGCACGCGCGACCTCGTCGGCGCGTGCGGGCGAGAAGCCGCTCACGATCGCGGTCGCCCGGTCGAAGGCGTCCGACGTCGGATCCGTGTACGCCTCGATCGTCGCGGCGCGCAGGCGTTCGACGTCGTCGAACAGCCCGTCGGATCCGCTCTCGAGCAGCACGTGGCCGAGCAGGCGCCCGAGCAGGCGCACGTCCGCGCGCATCTCGTCCGGGATCTCCTGCTCCGCCTCCAGGCGGCCGACGACGTCCAGAACCTCGGTAGGAGTAGGGGAAGGCATTCCTCCACGGTAGCGCCACGCGCCCGCTCCCCCCGACGCCCGGGCCCCAAGGGGCGCGGGCAGCGCTTCGTGTGACGCTTGTGACCCTTCGTCGCGTCGCAAAGGGTCACAAGCGTCACACGAAGCGCTGCGTCGGGGAACGAAAAGGCCCGGTTCCGTGGAACCGGGCCTTTTCGTTCTGCGCGCCCCGAGGGATTCGAACCCCCAACCTTCTGATCCGTAGTCAGATGCTCTATCCGTTGAGCTAGGGGCGCACGTTGCCGTGACAACTCATACAGCTTACATTGCCCCACGGGTGGAGCGGAAATCGGCGCCCCCACCTCCGGAGCGTCGGGCGTGTCTGAGTATCAGCTGGCGGCGTCGGTCTGCTCGTCCCGCGCGCGCGTCTCGCTGGAGAGCTTCTGCAGGTCGACGAGGCGCAGCGCCTCCATGCGCGCGTCTCGCATGCGCGCGTAGTCCGGGTCGTCATCGGGGCGCATCGCCTCGATCCGAAGCCGGTTGTCGATGTTGTTCTCGACGTCGTGCCAGGCGGCGTCGCGGGCCTTCTCGACGAGGCGATGGACGTCGTCGTCGGACTCGGCGAGCGCACGGAGTCGCTTGGCCACGCCCGCATACTGCTTCGCACGCCGACGCAGGTTGCGCACGTCGCGGTCTCGGTAATCGTGCGTGCCGTGCGGATCCGAGTGCCGCCCCCAGGCCTTCACGCGGGCGGTCGTCATGGCCGACGCCGCGCCGTCCTGCTCGTCCGCGAGCGCGATGAGCACCTCCCGGGCATCCACACCGAACGCTTCGAGGGCGAAGTCCTCACCCGCGACGATCGTGTCGACGAGGATCCGGTTCTTCAGCTGCAGGCGCGCGGCAGCGAGGGCGATCGCGACACCCTCTTCTATCGCCTCTGCGTTGCGCCTCACGGCCCCTCCTCGCGTCCCCTCCGATCCTAGTCCGCGCGCGTCACGGACACAGAAGGAGGCGCGCTGCGCTCGGCGTGCGCGGCCCACCCGCTCTCGGCGGGGAGCGCACGGAGCGGCCGGCTCGCGATGGCGAGCAGCGCCGCGAGGGCGCACAGCGCTGCGGCACAGAGGAGGGTCGGGAGCCGCCCGAAGACGGCGAGGCCGACACCGGCGAGCACCGGCGCGAGTGGCGCTGCCCCCGCCGTGCAGAGCGAGGCGGCGCTGCTCGCGCGGCCGATGAGGTGCGTGGGCACGGCGACCATGAAGTAGCCGCTCATGCCCGCGTTGAGCGCGGGGATCAGGAAGGCGCCGCCCGCGAGCAGCGCGACCGTCGGCCACAGGGCGTCCACGAACGGCAGCGCGACGACAGCAGCGGCGAGCGCCGCGATACCGACGGCGGCAAGGATCCCGGTACGCACGTGAGCCACGCACCATGGCGCGAGAAGAGATCCGGCAAGCATCGACGCCCCCGCGCCGGCGGCGATCCAGCCGATGTCCGTCGGAGAGAACCCGCGCTGCTGGAGCGAGAAGATCACGGTGGTTATCGCGGTACTCAGTCCGAGGTTGATGATCGTGATGATCGCGAGTACGCCGCGCAGGTCGCTCCGGGAGAACAGCCAGGCGAACCCCTCTCGAGCCTCCGCGAACACGCTCCGTCGCGCCTCGGCACGCACCGGAGCATGCCCCGGCACGTGCCGCCGCAGAAGCCACGCGGTCACGAGCGCGATCACCTGGCAGGCGAGGAGCACCGCCCCCACGAACCACGCTCCGACGGTCAGCAGCACGCCGCCGAGCGGTCCGCCGCCGAGGTTCAGGGCGGCGTCGCGTGCCTGGTTGGTCGCCTGTGCGCGGCCGATCGCGCCGCTCGGCACGATGTCCTTGAGCAGCGCTTCCCCCGCCATCCCGAAGACCCCCGTGCGCAGCGCGAGCACGACCTCGATCGCGAGCAAGACCACGAAGGTCAGTGCGTCGGCGAGCGCGAGCGCCATGAATCCGCCCGCGACGACGGCGCCGATCAGAGCACCCAGGACGAGCAGGCGCGTCCGCGAGTGCCGATCTGCCCAGACGCCTCCGACGATCCCCGAGAAGGCGGCGACAGCGAGCCCGACGCCGCCGATCGCGCCGGCCTGCGCAGGATCGTCGGTCACCACGAGCGCGATGAGGGGAAACGCGAACCCGACGAGGGCGCGGGTCAGTCCGAGCGCCGTGTCGCCAACCAACCACGTGAGATACGACGGCGTGCGCCAGAGGGAGGGTGTGGACATACCGGCCACCATAACCCCGCAGCTTTTCTTGCGCAACTAACCTTGCGCAACTATTCGTGCTGTTTCGTTAGACTCGTGGCATGGACGGTGACGGGCAGGAATCGGTCGCGGCCTCCACCGCGATGCTCAAGGCGTTCTCGCACCCGGTGCGCCGCGCGATCCTCCGTGCACTCGATCGCCTCGACGCAGCTCGCGCTGCCGACCTCGCCGACGCGCTCGATATCCCCGCGAACCGCCTCAGCTTCCACCTCCGCACGCTCGCGGACGCAGGCATCATCGAAGAGGATCCGTCCCGCGCGCGCGACCGACGCGACCGCGTCTGGGTGCCGGCGATCCGGTCGATCACGTTTGGCTCGGCCGAGGATCCGATCGCGGACGAGGCGCTCGGCGCCGTGGTGGTCGACGGACACATTGCCGACCACGGCGACATCGTGCGTCGAGCCGCCGCCTGGTCGATGGAATACCTCACGGGGCGCGATGCGGTGATGCATGGCGTCATGTCGCGGCACGCCGCGCGTCTGACGCCCGACGAGTTCCGCGACCTCCACCAGCGCATCCAGGCGCTCATCGATGAGGCGCGAACGAATCACGACGAGTCGGCGCCGTCGCACATGTATGAGATCGACATCGTCGCGGCGGACGACGCGATCTGACACATCAGGCCAGCACGGCCTCCCGTGCACCCTCGGCTGCCACCGGCTGACGGACGGGAAGGATCATCGGGTGCACACCGGCCATGCGCTCGAGCACGCGCAGCACCTGACCCGAGTAGCCGAACTCGTTGTCGTACCAGACGTACAGCACGACGTTCTCGTCGCCGTCGGCGATGGTCGCCAGTCCGTCGACGATGCCCGCACGGTTCGTGCCGACGAAGTCGGTCGAAACCGCGTCCGGGTTCTCGCTGTACTCGATCTGCTGACGGAGCGGGGCGGTCAGCGACGTCTGGCGGAGGAAGGCGTTGATGCCGTCCTTCGTCGTCGCACGCTTCAGATCGAGGTTGAGGATCGCCAGCGACACGTTCGGCGTCGGCACACGAATCGCGCTGCCCGTCAGGCGCCCCTTCAGCTGCGGCAGAGCCTTCGCGACCGCCTTCGCCGCACCGGTCTCCGTGATGACCATGTTGAGCGACGCCGCGCGCCCGCGCCGCGATCCTTGGTGGAAGTTGTCGATCAGGTTCTGGTCGTTCGTAAACGAGTGGACCGTCTCGACGTGCCCGCGGTCAACGCCGTACGCCTCGTCGATCGCAGCGAGCACCGGTGTGATCGCGTTCGTCGTGCAGGAGGCGGCCGACA
The nucleotide sequence above comes from Microbacterium faecale. Encoded proteins:
- a CDS encoding NADP-dependent succinic semialdehyde dehydrogenase, translating into MAIATTNPTTGKIEQTFEAHSEEEVERRIALAQSGFEDLRATTYAERSGWMRRAADILEESIEELASLITLEMGRPIAGARAEVTKSAKGLRFYADNAESFLASEQLDDPSVVGASRAGKTYAPLGVVLAVMPWNYPLWQVLRFAGPALMAGNAGLLKHASNVPQAALFLDTLFERAGFPTGAFQTLLIPAARVEGVLRDPRVKATTLTGSEPAGRSLASIAGSEVKHVVLELGGSDPFVVMPSADVERAATVAVTARNQNNGQSCIAAKRFIVHTDVYDEFARLFSEKVAALTVGDPFEDSTDVGPVATKSGRDELAEQVRDAVDKGAEVLAGARVPERDGWFYEPTVLAGITPEMRLHLEEAFGPVATVYRAADREEALSIANGTTFGLSSSVWTNDDDEEDWFVTNLDAGAVFVNGMTASHPELPFGGVKDSGVGRELAAEGIREFCNVKTVWKA
- a CDS encoding MarR family winged helix-turn-helix transcriptional regulator translates to MPDRRLAVEAWENLFRAQYEIFDELKRDFSGSSLYQSEYDVLLTVVRAPGNTARLRDITGNILISQPSVSRLIDKMISRGLVTKQPDPEDGRGALVTATEEGVRQFRALAVTHGRHIAERMSTLSTDELRTLTALTQKLRDASDVSPA
- a CDS encoding phosphoenolpyruvate carboxylase, whose amino-acid sequence is MPSPTPTEVLDVVGRLEAEQEIPDEMRADVRLLGRLLGHVLLESGSDGLFDDVERLRAATIEAYTDPTSDAFDRATAIVSGFSPARADEVARAFTVYFHLVNLAEERQRVRMLRRRDGAASRDPRGTISGALTALADEIGDDAARERLGSLCFHPVFTAHPTEARRRAVSASVRRLSDLVDALDADPRGGAAEDRTQRRMREEIDTLWRTSPIRPEKPSPLDEVRTVMGVFDDTLFSVVPEIYRRVDDALQGADSGARPPAVTPFVRVGSWVGGDRDGNPFVTAKVSRKAAAIASEHVLHGLERAALRVGRGLTLGTASTPASADLDALWVRLRSADEDAAAEVAKRSPNETHRAVVLLLARKIVATRTRNADLAYRDPDDLIADLRIVQNSLVAASATRQAYGELQELIWQVETFGFHLAELEVRQHSAVHAKVLAELEAGGERSELTEEVLEVFRAIAFVQDRFGPRAAGRYIVSFTQQTQDLANVHRLARYAVGENGTPPVLDVIPLFETFDDLQAAPGILAEIVDEPNFAARLAQTGRRLEVMLGYSDSSKDVGPVAATLALYEAQAAIAEWARDQSIELTLFHGRGGALGRGGGPANSAILAQPPHSVDGRFKLTEQGEVIFARYGDPDIAMRHVDQVAAAILTASAPSNEERNRSAATRFADIAQSMEAASRARFFDLVKADGFAPWFATVTPMEEVGLLALGSRPARRGLSVESLEDLRAIPWVFAWTQARINLAGWFGLGTALDAVGDENLLREAYAEWPLFRTMIDNVAMSLAKTDDRIAHEYLALGDREDLAALVRDEMALTRDWVVRIVGGNGLLSNKPVLQRAVKLRSPYVDALSLLQLRALRALRDAPEGADADPEVQRLLLLAVSGVAAGLQNTG
- a CDS encoding asparagine synthase, which codes for MRRNAEAIEEGVAIALAAARLQLKNRILVDTIVAGEDFALEAFGVDAREVLIALADEQDGAASAMTTARVKAWGRHSDPHGTHDYRDRDVRNLRRRAKQYAGVAKRLRALAESDDDVHRLVEKARDAAWHDVENNIDNRLRIEAMRPDDDPDYARMRDARMEALRLVDLQKLSSETRARDEQTDAAS
- a CDS encoding MFS transporter, which translates into the protein MSTPSLWRTPSYLTWLVGDTALGLTRALVGFAFPLIALVVTDDPAQAGAIGGVGLAVAAFSGIVGGVWADRHSRTRLLVLGALIGAVVAGGFMALALADALTFVVLLAIEVVLALRTGVFGMAGEALLKDIVPSGAIGRAQATNQARDAALNLGGGPLGGVLLTVGAWFVGAVLLACQVIALVTAWLLRRHVPGHAPVRAEARRSVFAEAREGFAWLFSRSDLRGVLAIITIINLGLSTAITTVIFSLQQRGFSPTDIGWIAAGAGASMLAGSLLAPWCVAHVRTGILAAVGIAALAAAVVALPFVDALWPTVALLAGGAFLIPALNAGMSGYFMVAVPTHLIGRASSAASLCTAGAAPLAPVLAGVGLAVFGRLPTLLCAAALCALAALLAIASRPLRALPAESGWAAHAERSAPPSVSVTRAD
- a CDS encoding helix-turn-helix domain-containing protein, producing MDGDGQESVAASTAMLKAFSHPVRRAILRALDRLDAARAADLADALDIPANRLSFHLRTLADAGIIEEDPSRARDRRDRVWVPAIRSITFGSAEDPIADEALGAVVVDGHIADHGDIVRRAAAWSMEYLTGRDAVMHGVMSRHAARLTPDEFRDLHQRIQALIDEARTNHDESAPSHMYEIDIVAADDAI